In a genomic window of Taeniopygia guttata chromosome 11, bTaeGut7.mat, whole genome shotgun sequence:
- the RIPOR1 gene encoding rho family-interacting cell polarization regulator 1 isoform X5 gives MNGKAKGRPSRSHSTMSLSVRPQRRVLVTKINRSQSFAGVNSSADRPFRNLSPFTPTVSRKTGSRVSRMFSMSHKSPPPKVPQPNRLDEVYEALKKGLTAYLEVHQLELEKLSTQIRESKRNSRLGFLYDLDKQVKSIERFLRRLEFHASKIDELYEAYCIQRRLRDGAHNMVKAYSTGSPGSREARESLAEASKGYKEYTENMCLLENELESQLGEFHVRMKGLAGFARLCAGDQYEIFMKYGRQRWKLRGRIEVNSKQVWDSEEMVFLPLVTEFLSIKVTELKSLANHVVVGNVSCETKDLFAALPQVVAVDINDLGTLKLSLEVTWNPFDKDDQPSAASTVNKASTVNKRFSTYNQSPPDTPSLREQAFYSPEWAADKRGWSLLDIFRETLFEKLSQSCSCGDVSSAELGRWPQQGRNMLRRQEELENGTAWSISSESSDDSSSPQLSSSARHATHKPIVQPEVQASAPAIEISFSQQPEEADAVLGASGSSVPSAGSQPEEPSSRKKETVANGHVPYSRTLSHISEASVDATMEVKTVESPWEPAPSTEDTGMGKQDAQPLPGAAVAAAVAVQDRATEAKPRASVAWATSCEEEAGSAEPVQSQAPAQSDFGTGIPTALAQASAEERPIPTPPLPTSIPEVPRGKMVDSGLEEAIGLLGSALDDYRGQFPELQPLERELKRLEEMLLQKQGVFLSRASSISLTVEHALESFSFLNTSDMEDSEGSEEEPLQDERRAGRPLRSTRAPSAGEMGADDTGMCSGSEASTDPMSTGNEFLDKALVLHLNNCNRLLLKLGTFGPLRCQEMYALDRLLRESQVLEIVCQLTEERAGAASSAADVVQFSTRKEGVLPLWDLCVEVPNVYTCPVERFLQVLSAQYAAPISEQHSGLADTVCVKLVEEVLNRRLPRRPGSTQSEQVTIFQYWSHFESLGALVLDTYMMELAEEALLAQNLNSDDQDVVLRALKRMPEGRLKKEGLKALSLLLVEGNSKVVSAVSAQLRSLAENPRFRQRALVCFLEQLEDEEVQTRVAGCAALGCLKAKESIEQLVYLCQTDKEPVREAAKQSLMLCGEDGKSAHRRLEETLDNLPRIFAPASMASTAF, from the exons ATGAATGGCAAAGCGAAAG GGCGGCCCTCCAGGTCACACTCAACGATGTCACTGTCTGTGCGCCCGCAGCGCCGAGTCCTCGTCACCAAGATCAATAGGAGCCAGTCCTTCGCCGGAGTGAACTCATCGGCCGACCGGCCCTTCAG GAATCTCTCACCTTTCACCCCCACTGTTTCCCGCAAGACTGGCTCCAGGGTCAGTAGGATGTTCTCAATGTCCCACAAGTCCCCACCACCCAAGGTGCCTCAGCCCAACCGCCTGGACGAGGTGTACGAAGCTCTCAAGAAGGGCCTGAC AGCCTACCTGGAGGTGCACCAGCTGGAACTGGAGAAGCTCAGCACACAGATCCGTGAGTCCAAGAGGAATTCACGCTTG GGCTTTCTCTACGATCTGGATAAG caagTGAAGTCAATCGAGCGCTTCCTGCGCCGCCTGGAGTTTCATGCCAGCAAG ATAGATGAGCTGTATGAGGCTTACTGCATCCAGCGGCGGCTCCGTGATGGAGCCCACAACATGGTCAAGGCTTACAGCACAGGCTCGCCAGGCAGCCGGGAGGCACGCGAGAGCCTGGCCGAAGCCAGCAAGGGCTACAAGGAGTACACAGAG AACATGTGTCTGTTGGAGAATGAGCTGGAGAGCCAGCTGGGCGAGTTCCACGTCCGGATGAAAG GATTGGCAGGCTTTGCCCGGCTTTGTGCTGGTGACCAGTATGAG ATCTTCATGAAGTATGGACGGCAGCGGTGGAAGCTGCGAGGGCGCATCGAGGTGAACAGCAAGCAGGTGTGGGACAGCGAGGAAATGGTTTTCTTGCCCCTCGTCACTGAATTCCTCTCCATCAAG gtgacGGAGCTAAAGAGCCTGGCCAACCACGTTGTGGTGGGCAATGTATCCTGTGAGACCAAGGACCTCTttgcagctctgccccaggtAGTGGCTGTGGACATCAACGACCTGGGTACCCTCAAACTCAGCCTAGAGGTGACCTGGAA ccccttcgACAAGGACGACCAGCCCTCGGCAGCCAGCACTGTCAACAAGGCTTCCACGGTGAACAAGAGGTTCTCCACCTACAACCAGAGTCCGCCTGACACGCCGTCCCTGCGGGAACAGGCATTCTAT AGCCCGGAGTGGGCGGCTGACAAGCGTGGTTGGTCCTTGCTGGACATCTTTCGGGAGACACTCTTCGAGAAGCTgtctcagagctgctcctgcgGCGATGTCTCCTCGGCCGAGCTCGGGAGATGGCCGCAGCAGGGCCGC AACATGCTGCGGCGCCAAGAGGAGCTGGAGAACGGCACAGCCTGGTCCATCTCCTCTGAGTCCTCAGACGActcctccagcccccagctgtCCAGCAGTGCCCGCCATGCCACACACAAGCCCATCGTGCAGCCTGAGGTGCAggcctctgctcctgccatcGAGATCTCCTTCTCCCAGCAACCAGAGGAGGCTGACGCCGTGCTTGGGGCCAGTGGCAGCAGTGTCCCctctgctgggagccagccggaggagccaagcagccgTAAGAAGGAGACAGTGGCCAACGGGCATGTGCCCTACTCCCGGACTCTGAGCCACATCAGCGAGGCCAGTGTGGATGCCACAATGGAGGTCAAGACTGTGGAGAGCCCTTGGGAGCCTGCGCCCAGCACagaggacacagggatgggcaaGCAAGATGCACAGCCTCTGCCTGGTGCtgcagtggcagctgctgtggcagtgcaggACAGGGCCACTGAGGCCAAGCCTCGTGCCTCCGTGGCATGGGCCACCTCCTGCGAGGAGGAGGCTGGCAGTGCAGAGCCAGTGCAGAGCCAGGCGCCAGCACAGAGTGACTTTGGCACTGGCATTCCCACAGCACTGGCACAAGCCTCTGCAGAAGAGAGGCCCATCCCAACCCCACCGCTGCCCACCAGCATCCCTGAGGTGCCACGGGGGAAGATGGTGGATTCAGGTCTGGAGGAGGCAATTGGcctcctgggctcagctctggaTGACTATCGGGGACAGTTCCCGGAGCTGCAGCCCCTCGAGCGGGAGCTCAAACGTCtggaggagatgctgctg CAGAAGCAAGGCGTCTTCCTCAGCCGGGCCTCCAGCATCAGCCTGACAGTGGAGCACGCGCTGGAGAGCTTCAGCTTCCTCAACACCTCCGACATGGAGGACTCAGAGGGCTCTGAAGAGGAGCCTCTCCAAGATGAGAG GAGGGCTGGCAGACCCCTGCGCAGCAccagagcccccagtgctgGCGAGATGGGGGCAGATGACACCGGAATGTGCAGTGGTTCTGAGGCCAGCACTGACCCCATGAGCACTGGCAATGAGTTCCTGGATAAGGCTCTGGTGCTTCACCTCAACAACTGCAACCGGCTGCTGCTG AAGCTGGGCACCTTCGGTCCCCTGCGGTGCCAGGAGATGTATGCCCTGGACAGGCTGCTGCGGGAGTCCCAGGTGCTGGAGATCGTGTGCCAGCTGACGGAGGAGCGCGCAGGAGCAGCCAGCTCGGCCGCTGATG TGGTGCAGTTCTCAACACGGAAGGAGGGCGTGCTGCCCCTTTGGGATCTCTGTGTGGAAGTGCCCAACGTCTACACCTGCCCCGTGGAGCGGTTCCTGCAGGTGCTCAGTGCCCAGTATGCAGCTCCCATCAGCGAGCAGCACTCTGGTTTGGCTGATACTG TGTGTGTGAAACTGGTGGAGGAGGTGCTGAATCGGCGGCTGCCCCGGCGGCCTGGCAGCACCCAGAGCGAGCAGGTCACCATCTTCCAGTACTGGAGCCACTTTGAGTCGCTCGGTGCCCTGGTGCTTGACACCTACATGATGGAGCTGGCAGAGGAAG CACTGTTGGCACAGAACCTCAACTCGGACGACCAGGACGTGGTGCTGCGTGCCCTGAAGCGCATGCCCGAGGGCCGCCTGAAGAAGGAGGGGCTGAAGGCGCTGAGCCTGCTCCTCGTGGAGGGCAACAGCAAGGTGGTGAGCGCTGTGTCAGCCCAGCTCCGCAGCCTGGCAGAAAACCCCCGCTTCCGCCAAAGG GCCCTCGTGTGTTTCCTGGAGCAGTTGGAGGATGAGGAGGTGCAGACACGTGTGGCAGGATGTGCGGCGCTGGGCTGCTTGAAG GCCAAGGAGAGCATCGAGCAGCTGGTTTACCTGTGCCAAACCGACAAAGAGCCTGTGCGGGAGGCAGCCAAGCAGAGCCTGATGCTGTGCG GGGAAGACGGTAAATCAGCCCACCGGCGCCTGGAGGAGACCCTGGATAACCTCCCGCGGATCTTTGCACCAGCCAGCATGGCCAGTACAGCTTTCTGA
- the RIPOR1 gene encoding rho family-interacting cell polarization regulator 1 isoform X7, with amino-acid sequence MNGKAKGRPSRSHSTMSLSVRPQRRVLVTKINRSQSFAGVNSSADRPFRNLSPFTPTVSRKTGSRVSRMFSMSHKSPPPKVPQPNRLDEVYEALKKGLTAYLEVHQLELEKLSTQIRESKRNSRLGFLYDLDKQVKSIERFLRRLEFHASKIDELYEAYCIQRRLRDGAHNMVKAYSTGSPGSREARESLAEASKGYKEYTENMCLLENELESQLGEFHVRMKGLAGFARLCAGDQYEIFMKYGRQRWKLRGRIEVNSKQVWDSEEMVFLPLVTEFLSIKVTELKSLANHVVVGNVSCETKDLFAALPQVVAVDINDLGTLKLSLEVTWNPFDKDDQPSAASTVNKASTVNKRFSTYNQSPPDTPSLREQAFYNMLRRQEELENGTAWSISSESSDDSSSPQLSSSARHATHKPIVQPEVQASAPAIEISFSQQPEEADAVLGASGSSVPSAGSQPEEPSSRKKETVANGHVPYSRTLSHISEASVDATMEVKTVESPWEPAPSTEDTGMGKQDAQPLPGAAVAAAVAVQDRATEAKPRASVAWATSCEEEAGSAEPVQSQAPAQSDFGTGIPTALAQASAEERPIPTPPLPTSIPEVPRGKMVDSGLEEAIGLLGSALDDYRGQFPELQPLERELKRLEEMLLQKQGVFLSRASSISLTVEHALESFSFLNTSDMEDSEGSEEEPLQDERRAGRPLRSTRAPSAGEMGADDTGMCSGSEASTDPMSTGNEFLDKALVLHLNNCNRLLLKLGTFGPLRCQEMYALDRLLRESQVLEIVCQLTEERAGAASSAADVVQFSTRKEGVLPLWDLCVEVPNVYTCPVERFLQVLSAQYAAPISEQHSGLADTVCVKLVEEVLNRRLPRRPGSTQSEQVTIFQYWSHFESLGALVLDTYMMELAEEALLAQNLNSDDQDVVLRALKRMPEGRLKKEGLKALSLLLVEGNSKVVSAVSAQLRSLAENPRFRQRALVCFLEQLEDEEVQTRVAGCAALGCLKAKESIEQLVYLCQTDKEPVREAAKQSLMLCGEDGKSAHRRLEETLDNLPRIFAPASMASTAF; translated from the exons ATGAATGGCAAAGCGAAAG GGCGGCCCTCCAGGTCACACTCAACGATGTCACTGTCTGTGCGCCCGCAGCGCCGAGTCCTCGTCACCAAGATCAATAGGAGCCAGTCCTTCGCCGGAGTGAACTCATCGGCCGACCGGCCCTTCAG GAATCTCTCACCTTTCACCCCCACTGTTTCCCGCAAGACTGGCTCCAGGGTCAGTAGGATGTTCTCAATGTCCCACAAGTCCCCACCACCCAAGGTGCCTCAGCCCAACCGCCTGGACGAGGTGTACGAAGCTCTCAAGAAGGGCCTGAC AGCCTACCTGGAGGTGCACCAGCTGGAACTGGAGAAGCTCAGCACACAGATCCGTGAGTCCAAGAGGAATTCACGCTTG GGCTTTCTCTACGATCTGGATAAG caagTGAAGTCAATCGAGCGCTTCCTGCGCCGCCTGGAGTTTCATGCCAGCAAG ATAGATGAGCTGTATGAGGCTTACTGCATCCAGCGGCGGCTCCGTGATGGAGCCCACAACATGGTCAAGGCTTACAGCACAGGCTCGCCAGGCAGCCGGGAGGCACGCGAGAGCCTGGCCGAAGCCAGCAAGGGCTACAAGGAGTACACAGAG AACATGTGTCTGTTGGAGAATGAGCTGGAGAGCCAGCTGGGCGAGTTCCACGTCCGGATGAAAG GATTGGCAGGCTTTGCCCGGCTTTGTGCTGGTGACCAGTATGAG ATCTTCATGAAGTATGGACGGCAGCGGTGGAAGCTGCGAGGGCGCATCGAGGTGAACAGCAAGCAGGTGTGGGACAGCGAGGAAATGGTTTTCTTGCCCCTCGTCACTGAATTCCTCTCCATCAAG gtgacGGAGCTAAAGAGCCTGGCCAACCACGTTGTGGTGGGCAATGTATCCTGTGAGACCAAGGACCTCTttgcagctctgccccaggtAGTGGCTGTGGACATCAACGACCTGGGTACCCTCAAACTCAGCCTAGAGGTGACCTGGAA ccccttcgACAAGGACGACCAGCCCTCGGCAGCCAGCACTGTCAACAAGGCTTCCACGGTGAACAAGAGGTTCTCCACCTACAACCAGAGTCCGCCTGACACGCCGTCCCTGCGGGAACAGGCATTCTAT AACATGCTGCGGCGCCAAGAGGAGCTGGAGAACGGCACAGCCTGGTCCATCTCCTCTGAGTCCTCAGACGActcctccagcccccagctgtCCAGCAGTGCCCGCCATGCCACACACAAGCCCATCGTGCAGCCTGAGGTGCAggcctctgctcctgccatcGAGATCTCCTTCTCCCAGCAACCAGAGGAGGCTGACGCCGTGCTTGGGGCCAGTGGCAGCAGTGTCCCctctgctgggagccagccggaggagccaagcagccgTAAGAAGGAGACAGTGGCCAACGGGCATGTGCCCTACTCCCGGACTCTGAGCCACATCAGCGAGGCCAGTGTGGATGCCACAATGGAGGTCAAGACTGTGGAGAGCCCTTGGGAGCCTGCGCCCAGCACagaggacacagggatgggcaaGCAAGATGCACAGCCTCTGCCTGGTGCtgcagtggcagctgctgtggcagtgcaggACAGGGCCACTGAGGCCAAGCCTCGTGCCTCCGTGGCATGGGCCACCTCCTGCGAGGAGGAGGCTGGCAGTGCAGAGCCAGTGCAGAGCCAGGCGCCAGCACAGAGTGACTTTGGCACTGGCATTCCCACAGCACTGGCACAAGCCTCTGCAGAAGAGAGGCCCATCCCAACCCCACCGCTGCCCACCAGCATCCCTGAGGTGCCACGGGGGAAGATGGTGGATTCAGGTCTGGAGGAGGCAATTGGcctcctgggctcagctctggaTGACTATCGGGGACAGTTCCCGGAGCTGCAGCCCCTCGAGCGGGAGCTCAAACGTCtggaggagatgctgctg CAGAAGCAAGGCGTCTTCCTCAGCCGGGCCTCCAGCATCAGCCTGACAGTGGAGCACGCGCTGGAGAGCTTCAGCTTCCTCAACACCTCCGACATGGAGGACTCAGAGGGCTCTGAAGAGGAGCCTCTCCAAGATGAGAG GAGGGCTGGCAGACCCCTGCGCAGCAccagagcccccagtgctgGCGAGATGGGGGCAGATGACACCGGAATGTGCAGTGGTTCTGAGGCCAGCACTGACCCCATGAGCACTGGCAATGAGTTCCTGGATAAGGCTCTGGTGCTTCACCTCAACAACTGCAACCGGCTGCTGCTG AAGCTGGGCACCTTCGGTCCCCTGCGGTGCCAGGAGATGTATGCCCTGGACAGGCTGCTGCGGGAGTCCCAGGTGCTGGAGATCGTGTGCCAGCTGACGGAGGAGCGCGCAGGAGCAGCCAGCTCGGCCGCTGATG TGGTGCAGTTCTCAACACGGAAGGAGGGCGTGCTGCCCCTTTGGGATCTCTGTGTGGAAGTGCCCAACGTCTACACCTGCCCCGTGGAGCGGTTCCTGCAGGTGCTCAGTGCCCAGTATGCAGCTCCCATCAGCGAGCAGCACTCTGGTTTGGCTGATACTG TGTGTGTGAAACTGGTGGAGGAGGTGCTGAATCGGCGGCTGCCCCGGCGGCCTGGCAGCACCCAGAGCGAGCAGGTCACCATCTTCCAGTACTGGAGCCACTTTGAGTCGCTCGGTGCCCTGGTGCTTGACACCTACATGATGGAGCTGGCAGAGGAAG CACTGTTGGCACAGAACCTCAACTCGGACGACCAGGACGTGGTGCTGCGTGCCCTGAAGCGCATGCCCGAGGGCCGCCTGAAGAAGGAGGGGCTGAAGGCGCTGAGCCTGCTCCTCGTGGAGGGCAACAGCAAGGTGGTGAGCGCTGTGTCAGCCCAGCTCCGCAGCCTGGCAGAAAACCCCCGCTTCCGCCAAAGG GCCCTCGTGTGTTTCCTGGAGCAGTTGGAGGATGAGGAGGTGCAGACACGTGTGGCAGGATGTGCGGCGCTGGGCTGCTTGAAG GCCAAGGAGAGCATCGAGCAGCTGGTTTACCTGTGCCAAACCGACAAAGAGCCTGTGCGGGAGGCAGCCAAGCAGAGCCTGATGCTGTGCG GGGAAGACGGTAAATCAGCCCACCGGCGCCTGGAGGAGACCCTGGATAACCTCCCGCGGATCTTTGCACCAGCCAGCATGGCCAGTACAGCTTTCTGA
- the RIPOR1 gene encoding rho family-interacting cell polarization regulator 1 isoform X1 → MVGLVDPRGMVMGRRGWNPRRAVVAVAVAVAAVAMAVAAAVSVASGREVLPSMQLPLALAGPWFPAEITWLPRFHGESRGGRCQEPARTPRLLPSMGVEQRGCTEPGPLSPRASSPASPGTWRPSRSHSTMSLSVRPQRRVLVTKINRSQSFAGVNSSADRPFRNLSPFTPTVSRKTGSRVSRMFSMSHKSPPPKVPQPNRLDEVYEALKKGLTAYLEVHQLELEKLSTQIRESKRNSRLGFLYDLDKQVKSIERFLRRLEFHASKIDELYEAYCIQRRLRDGAHNMVKAYSTGSPGSREARESLAEASKGYKEYTENMCLLENELESQLGEFHVRMKGLAGFARLCAGDQYEIFMKYGRQRWKLRGRIEVNSKQVWDSEEMVFLPLVTEFLSIKVTELKSLANHVVVGNVSCETKDLFAALPQVVAVDINDLGTLKLSLEVTWNPFDKDDQPSAASTVNKASTVNKRFSTYNQSPPDTPSLREQAFYSPEWAADKRGWSLLDIFRETLFEKLSQSCSCGDVSSAELGRWPQQGRNMLRRQEELENGTAWSISSESSDDSSSPQLSSSARHATHKPIVQPEVQASAPAIEISFSQQPEEADAVLGASGSSVPSAGSQPEEPSSRKKETVANGHVPYSRTLSHISEASVDATMEVKTVESPWEPAPSTEDTGMGKQDAQPLPGAAVAAAVAVQDRATEAKPRASVAWATSCEEEAGSAEPVQSQAPAQSDFGTGIPTALAQASAEERPIPTPPLPTSIPEVPRGKMVDSGLEEAIGLLGSALDDYRGQFPELQPLERELKRLEEMLLQKQGVFLSRASSISLTVEHALESFSFLNTSDMEDSEGSEEEPLQDERRAGRPLRSTRAPSAGEMGADDTGMCSGSEASTDPMSTGNEFLDKALVLHLNNCNRLLLKLGTFGPLRCQEMYALDRLLRESQVLEIVCQLTEERAGAASSAADVVQFSTRKEGVLPLWDLCVEVPNVYTCPVERFLQVLSAQYAAPISEQHSGLADTVCVKLVEEVLNRRLPRRPGSTQSEQVTIFQYWSHFESLGALVLDTYMMELAEEALLAQNLNSDDQDVVLRALKRMPEGRLKKEGLKALSLLLVEGNSKVVSAVSAQLRSLAENPRFRQRALVCFLEQLEDEEVQTRVAGCAALGCLKAKESIEQLVYLCQTDKEPVREAAKQSLMLCGEDGKSAHRRLEETLDNLPRIFAPASMASTAF, encoded by the exons ATGGTGGGGCTTGTGGACCCCCGGGGGATGGTGATGGGCCGGCGGGGCTGGAACCCCCGCAGGGCCGtggtggcggtggcggtggcggtggcggcGGTGGCGATGGCGGTGGCGGCAGCGGTGTCGGTCGCCTCGGGGAGGGAGGTGCTCCCGTCCATGCAGCTGCCATTGGCGCTGGCTGGGCCGTGGTTTCCTGCCGAAATCACATGGCTCCCGCGTTTCCATGGAGAGAGCCGGGGTGGGCGCTGCCAAGAGCCTGCACGAACTCCCCGCTTGCTCCCGTCCATGGGAGTGGAACAAAGGGGATGCACCGAGCCAGGCCCGCTTTCGCCCCGCGCCTCGTCCCCCGCCTCTCCTGGGACAT GGCGGCCCTCCAGGTCACACTCAACGATGTCACTGTCTGTGCGCCCGCAGCGCCGAGTCCTCGTCACCAAGATCAATAGGAGCCAGTCCTTCGCCGGAGTGAACTCATCGGCCGACCGGCCCTTCAG GAATCTCTCACCTTTCACCCCCACTGTTTCCCGCAAGACTGGCTCCAGGGTCAGTAGGATGTTCTCAATGTCCCACAAGTCCCCACCACCCAAGGTGCCTCAGCCCAACCGCCTGGACGAGGTGTACGAAGCTCTCAAGAAGGGCCTGAC AGCCTACCTGGAGGTGCACCAGCTGGAACTGGAGAAGCTCAGCACACAGATCCGTGAGTCCAAGAGGAATTCACGCTTG GGCTTTCTCTACGATCTGGATAAG caagTGAAGTCAATCGAGCGCTTCCTGCGCCGCCTGGAGTTTCATGCCAGCAAG ATAGATGAGCTGTATGAGGCTTACTGCATCCAGCGGCGGCTCCGTGATGGAGCCCACAACATGGTCAAGGCTTACAGCACAGGCTCGCCAGGCAGCCGGGAGGCACGCGAGAGCCTGGCCGAAGCCAGCAAGGGCTACAAGGAGTACACAGAG AACATGTGTCTGTTGGAGAATGAGCTGGAGAGCCAGCTGGGCGAGTTCCACGTCCGGATGAAAG GATTGGCAGGCTTTGCCCGGCTTTGTGCTGGTGACCAGTATGAG ATCTTCATGAAGTATGGACGGCAGCGGTGGAAGCTGCGAGGGCGCATCGAGGTGAACAGCAAGCAGGTGTGGGACAGCGAGGAAATGGTTTTCTTGCCCCTCGTCACTGAATTCCTCTCCATCAAG gtgacGGAGCTAAAGAGCCTGGCCAACCACGTTGTGGTGGGCAATGTATCCTGTGAGACCAAGGACCTCTttgcagctctgccccaggtAGTGGCTGTGGACATCAACGACCTGGGTACCCTCAAACTCAGCCTAGAGGTGACCTGGAA ccccttcgACAAGGACGACCAGCCCTCGGCAGCCAGCACTGTCAACAAGGCTTCCACGGTGAACAAGAGGTTCTCCACCTACAACCAGAGTCCGCCTGACACGCCGTCCCTGCGGGAACAGGCATTCTAT AGCCCGGAGTGGGCGGCTGACAAGCGTGGTTGGTCCTTGCTGGACATCTTTCGGGAGACACTCTTCGAGAAGCTgtctcagagctgctcctgcgGCGATGTCTCCTCGGCCGAGCTCGGGAGATGGCCGCAGCAGGGCCGC AACATGCTGCGGCGCCAAGAGGAGCTGGAGAACGGCACAGCCTGGTCCATCTCCTCTGAGTCCTCAGACGActcctccagcccccagctgtCCAGCAGTGCCCGCCATGCCACACACAAGCCCATCGTGCAGCCTGAGGTGCAggcctctgctcctgccatcGAGATCTCCTTCTCCCAGCAACCAGAGGAGGCTGACGCCGTGCTTGGGGCCAGTGGCAGCAGTGTCCCctctgctgggagccagccggaggagccaagcagccgTAAGAAGGAGACAGTGGCCAACGGGCATGTGCCCTACTCCCGGACTCTGAGCCACATCAGCGAGGCCAGTGTGGATGCCACAATGGAGGTCAAGACTGTGGAGAGCCCTTGGGAGCCTGCGCCCAGCACagaggacacagggatgggcaaGCAAGATGCACAGCCTCTGCCTGGTGCtgcagtggcagctgctgtggcagtgcaggACAGGGCCACTGAGGCCAAGCCTCGTGCCTCCGTGGCATGGGCCACCTCCTGCGAGGAGGAGGCTGGCAGTGCAGAGCCAGTGCAGAGCCAGGCGCCAGCACAGAGTGACTTTGGCACTGGCATTCCCACAGCACTGGCACAAGCCTCTGCAGAAGAGAGGCCCATCCCAACCCCACCGCTGCCCACCAGCATCCCTGAGGTGCCACGGGGGAAGATGGTGGATTCAGGTCTGGAGGAGGCAATTGGcctcctgggctcagctctggaTGACTATCGGGGACAGTTCCCGGAGCTGCAGCCCCTCGAGCGGGAGCTCAAACGTCtggaggagatgctgctg CAGAAGCAAGGCGTCTTCCTCAGCCGGGCCTCCAGCATCAGCCTGACAGTGGAGCACGCGCTGGAGAGCTTCAGCTTCCTCAACACCTCCGACATGGAGGACTCAGAGGGCTCTGAAGAGGAGCCTCTCCAAGATGAGAG GAGGGCTGGCAGACCCCTGCGCAGCAccagagcccccagtgctgGCGAGATGGGGGCAGATGACACCGGAATGTGCAGTGGTTCTGAGGCCAGCACTGACCCCATGAGCACTGGCAATGAGTTCCTGGATAAGGCTCTGGTGCTTCACCTCAACAACTGCAACCGGCTGCTGCTG AAGCTGGGCACCTTCGGTCCCCTGCGGTGCCAGGAGATGTATGCCCTGGACAGGCTGCTGCGGGAGTCCCAGGTGCTGGAGATCGTGTGCCAGCTGACGGAGGAGCGCGCAGGAGCAGCCAGCTCGGCCGCTGATG TGGTGCAGTTCTCAACACGGAAGGAGGGCGTGCTGCCCCTTTGGGATCTCTGTGTGGAAGTGCCCAACGTCTACACCTGCCCCGTGGAGCGGTTCCTGCAGGTGCTCAGTGCCCAGTATGCAGCTCCCATCAGCGAGCAGCACTCTGGTTTGGCTGATACTG TGTGTGTGAAACTGGTGGAGGAGGTGCTGAATCGGCGGCTGCCCCGGCGGCCTGGCAGCACCCAGAGCGAGCAGGTCACCATCTTCCAGTACTGGAGCCACTTTGAGTCGCTCGGTGCCCTGGTGCTTGACACCTACATGATGGAGCTGGCAGAGGAAG CACTGTTGGCACAGAACCTCAACTCGGACGACCAGGACGTGGTGCTGCGTGCCCTGAAGCGCATGCCCGAGGGCCGCCTGAAGAAGGAGGGGCTGAAGGCGCTGAGCCTGCTCCTCGTGGAGGGCAACAGCAAGGTGGTGAGCGCTGTGTCAGCCCAGCTCCGCAGCCTGGCAGAAAACCCCCGCTTCCGCCAAAGG GCCCTCGTGTGTTTCCTGGAGCAGTTGGAGGATGAGGAGGTGCAGACACGTGTGGCAGGATGTGCGGCGCTGGGCTGCTTGAAG GCCAAGGAGAGCATCGAGCAGCTGGTTTACCTGTGCCAAACCGACAAAGAGCCTGTGCGGGAGGCAGCCAAGCAGAGCCTGATGCTGTGCG GGGAAGACGGTAAATCAGCCCACCGGCGCCTGGAGGAGACCCTGGATAACCTCCCGCGGATCTTTGCACCAGCCAGCATGGCCAGTACAGCTTTCTGA